The following coding sequences lie in one Rutidosis leptorrhynchoides isolate AG116_Rl617_1_P2 chromosome 4, CSIRO_AGI_Rlap_v1, whole genome shotgun sequence genomic window:
- the LOC139841762 gene encoding uncharacterized protein, whose protein sequence is MWYDERNNKPKNTSRPSFSMCCQNGKVLLPQLMPSPPLLQTLLNYNDSTSYKFREQIRIYNSMFCFTSFGAKIDHSVNRGRGPYTFRISGQTYHKIGSLIPEAAGPPKYAQLYFYDTQNEARNRMSTFLCHDSKETVDETLTRNLINMLDEYSAVAKAFRMARDWSSNNPTLDCELHLVAKITSSRQYNAPNVGEIAALVTSDFGHCNSSGDIIVQKKELCPEKNIHQLYMALQYPLLFPYGETGYHEAIPYNNNSGKRQTARGYVTIREYYCYRIQHHENEGKTLLRGGRLFQKFLVDAYTSVEEQRLQWVRHHQNELRTDLYNNVCDAVTRGDTSAASIGKRIILPASHTGSPRYMVQNYQDAMALCREFDNPDLFITFTSNPKWPEIDEMLSYIDGQKAPDRPEIVARVFKQKLDALTNDIMKEHIFGTCQAGLYIIEFQKRGLLHVHMLIWLTRDYKCKTPADIDDLISAEIPSQIHDPEGFKAVIEYMLHRPCGGAHMDTPCIIDRKCSKHFPKPYYAETTIDEDGYANYRHHNNGVKFHKNNTNLDNSFVVPYNRYLLLKYNAHINVEWCNRSRAIKYLFKYLNKGPDRATIVIQENMIPNENSTVQTVIDVDEIKNYLDCRYLSPCEAVWRLFSFDIHYSRPSVIKLSYHLPNQQSVTLRDSQQLPPLLHRESIKETMFTKWFELNKQDEHARSLTYTKLPKDYVWNQDAKIWTRRKLRSCIGRIVYSNPASGERYYLRMLLNIVKGHRSFEEIRTVDGTLYPTFKYACFTHGLLNDDKE, encoded by the exons ATGTGGTATGACGAGCGGAATAACAAGCCAAAAAATACTTCCAGACCGTCCTTCTCGATGTGTTGTCAGAATGGAAAAGTGTTACTCCCACAGCTCATGCCGTCTCCTCCGTTGTTGCAAACATTGCTTAATTACAATGATTCCACATCATATAAATTCCGAGAACAAATACGCATATATAACAGCATGTTTTGTTTCACATCTTTTGGGGCTAAAATAGACCATTCTGTTAACCGTGGCCGAGGTCCATATACATTTAGGATAAGCGGGCAAACCTATCATAAAATTGGTTCACTTATACCAGAGGCTGCAGGGCCACCAAAATATGCACAACTCTACTTTTATGATACACAGAACGAAGCAAGAAATCGTATGTCTACTTTCTTATGCCATGATTCTAAAGAGACAGTTGATGAAACCCTAACCAGGAATCTCATTAACATGCTAGATGAGTACAGTGCCGTAGCAAAGGCATTTCGTATGGCAAGGGATTGGTCAAGTAATAACCCAACATTAGATTGTGAACTACATTTAGTTGCTAAGATTACCAGCTCACGACAATATAATGCACCCAATGTTGGTGAAATAGCTGCGTTAGTCACTAGCGACTTTGGCCACTGCAATTCTTCAGGAGATATCATTGTGCAAAAAAAAGAATTGTGCCCCGAAAAGAATATACATCAACTTTATATGGCGTTGCAATACCCTTTACTATTTCCATATGGTGAAACCGGATATCACGAAGCGataccatataataataatagCGGGAAAAGGCAGACTGCCAGAGGTTACGTCACAATACGAGAGTACTACTGCTATAGAATTCAGCATCATGAAAATGAGGGCAAAACTCTCCTAAGAGGTGGTCGCTTATTCCAAAAATTCTTGGTCGACGCATATACATCTGTTGAAGAACAAAGATTGCAGTGGGTAAGACATCACCAAAATGAGTTGCGAACCGACCTATACAATAATGTTTGTGATGCTGTTACAAGGGGCGACACGTCAGCAGCATCAATCGGAAAGAGAATTATTTTGCCAGCTTCTCATACAGGGAGTCCACGATATATGGTCCAAAATTATCAAGATGCAATGGCTTTATGTCGGGAATTTGATAATCCTGATTTATTCATCACCTTCACTTCTAACCCAAAATGGCCCGAAATTGATGAAATGCTCTCCTATATCGACGGTCAAAAGGCACCAGATCGCCCTGAGATTGTCGCCCGAGTATTCAAACAGAAACTAGATGCTCTTACAAATGATATCATGAAAGAACACATATTTGGAACATGTCAAGCAG GCCTCTACATTATCGAATTCCAAAAGCGCGGATTACTTCATGTACATATGTTAATATGGTTGACACGTGATTACAAGTGCAAGACACCAGCCGACATCGATGACCTCATATCAGCAGAGATACCCTCTCAAATACACGATCCTGAAGGGTTTAAAGCAGTCATTGAATACATGTTACACAGACCTTGCGGTGGTGCGCATATGGATACTCCTTGCATTATTGATAGGAAATGTTCAAAACACTTTCCTAAACCATATTATGCAGAAACCACTATTGACGAAGACGGGTATGCCAATTATAGGCATCACAACAACGGAGTCAAATTTCACAAGAACAACACTAACCTTGATAATAGTTTTGTTGTCCCCTACAACAGATATTTGTTGCTCAAGTACAACGCCCATATTAATGTCGAATGGTGCAATAGATCACGTGCAATCAAGTACTTATTCAAATACTTAAACAAAGGTCCGGATCGAGCAACAATAGTCATACAAGAAAACATGATCCCCAACGAAAACTCCACAGTCCAAACCGTTATTGACGTTGACGAAATTAAGAATTATTTGGATTGTCGATATTTATCACCGTGTGAGGCCGTCTGGAGATTGTTTTCGTTTGACATCCATTATTCAAGACCATCGGTTATCAAATTGTCATACCATTTACCTAATCAACAATCAGTAACATTGCGCGATTCCCAACAACTTCCTCCCCTTCTACACAGAGAGAGCATTAAAGAGACAATGTTCACCAAGTGGTTTGAACTTAACAAACAGGATGAACATGCGCGCTCCCTAACTTACACGAAATTGCCCAAAGATTATGTGTGGAACCAAGACGCAAAAATATGGACCCGGAGAAAACTAAGATCATGCATCGGACGTATTGTCTATTCAAATCCTGCATCAGGTGAACGTTACTACCTGCGGATGTTGTTGAACATAGTTAAAGGTCACCGTTCTTTTGAAGAAATTCGAACTGTAGATGGTACATTATACCCCACGTTTAAATATGCATGCTTTACACATGGTTTATTGAACGATGATAAAGAATAG
- the LOC139841761 gene encoding uncharacterized protein produces the protein MENSTCGIKQQTHLALLIQEVRLIIWDKAPMTQRFTFEALDKTLRDILGAKDDRNRSKIFGGMPVLLGGDFRQILPVIPKGKRQEIVHACINRSDLWKHCNLHTLSRIMWVNEYTPDGHLDTRKQNFNKWVLDIGEGKVPAITKDGEDEPTWIKIPEEFIVSSKKPPIETIVDTIFPDFPVRQEDEDYLRERAILTPRNDDADEINKHMFKKLQGATMTYKSSDEICKGSTDNMEQQQTYPVEYLNTLNFPDVPPHKLKLKLGQPVMLLRNLCPSAGLCNGTRLILTNFQKFVLQARIITGSHIGKSVIIPRIVLTSAQTKWPFVMQRIQFPVKPCYAMTINKSQGQSLKYVDLYLPKPVFSHGQLYVALSRVTDPAGLKIVMINDSDERLKGHTRNVVYRETFFNLKHDS, from the coding sequence ATGGAAAACAGCACATGCGGAATAAAACAACAAACACACTTGGCATTGCTTATTCAAGAAGTTCGTTTAATAATTTGGGATAAGGCACCAATGACACAAAGGTTCACTTTCGAGGCCCTAGATAAAACTTTGCGAGACATTTTAGGGGCGAAGGATGACAGAAACAGATCAAAGATTTTCGGAGGTATGCCTGTCTTACTAGGGGGCGACTTTAGACAAATACTTCCAGTCATACCAAAAGGCAAAAGACAAGAAATAGTTCATGCATGCATTAACAGGTCCGACTTATGGAAACATTGTAATCTGCACACACTATCCCGCATTATGTGGGTAAATGAATACACTCCAGATGGACATCTTGATACACGAAAACAAAACTTCAATAAATGGGTACTAGATATAGGGGAAGGTAAGGTTCCTGCAATTACTAAAGATGGGGAGGATGAGCCAACATGGATAAAAATTCCCGAAGAATTCATTGTATCGTCCAAAAAACCCCCGATTGAAACGATCGTTGACACAATATTTCCAGATTTCCCCGTGAGACAAGAAGATGAAGATTACTTACGAGAGAGGGCTATTTTGACACCAAGAAATGACGACGCAGATGAGATTAATAAACATATGTTCAAAAAATTACAAGGAGCAACAATGACATACAAAAGCTCTGATGAGATTTGCAAGGGATCAACCGACAACATGGAACAACAACAAACATATCCCGTGGAATACTTAAATACATTAAACTTCCCAGATGTTCCTCCTCACAAACTAAAGCTAAAATTAGGTCAACCAGTTATGTTGTTACGAAATCTATGCCCAAGCGCAGGGCTGTGTAACGGAACACGTCTCATCCTAACAAATTTCCAAAAGTTTGTTCTTCAAGCCCGGATTATAACAGGCTCACATATAGGAAAATCAGTCATCATTCCACGGATTGTTCTAACGTCGGCCCAAACAAAATGGCCCTTTGTGATGCAACGAATCCAATTCCCAGTCAAGCCCTGTTATGCAATGACAATAAACAAAAGCCAGGGACAATCTTTAAAATATGTCGATCTTTACCTACCGAAACCAGTTTTTAGCCACGGTCAACTATACGTTGCCCTATCACGAGTAACCGATCCAGCTGGTTTAAAAATAGTCATGATAAATGATAGCGACGAACGTTTAAAGGGTCACACACGAAATGTAGTGTACAGGGAAACTTTCTTCAACTTGAAACATGATTCATAG